The genome window atatatatatatatatatatatatctatctataaaatatatatatatctatctatctatctatatatatatatatatatatatatatatatatatatatgatagatatatatatatatatagataatatatatatatatatatatatatatatatatatatatatatatatgttacgcaaaatgtggataattgccaaatgtgtacattttgcgagaaagttgcaaaatgtacacatttggaaaTTGCGCTTGCCAAATGTAGATAATTATCCACATATggcaaaattttgccattttttaataaaaaagcaacagcattttgccgattgtacacaatagggagaatgaaacaagaatcaaagagaattagtatttattgttcaaactaaaatgagtatttattagtatttattgttcaaaCTAAAAGGGATTGACACTACTTTAACACTTAAATATTGCTACAAGAACGACCAGGGTGGCAACGAGAGTTACATTTTAACAGCTTATTTGTGCAGATCATCTGGAAGTTGTGCAATTTGTTTTACAGGCAGCACCGATTCCACATACCCTTGGCCTCCTGTGTTTACCTGGTTACAGTGGTTCTCAAAGCCATTTCAACGTCGGGAACCTCATCTGGGGTGAGGAGCTTCTCCTTAACGGGGTCCATGTCAGCTGCCGTGTACTGGGTGGTTATGCGTCCTTCTCTGCAGCCTACCTGGTACAGGTCCTCGTCTCTCTGCAGTACCACAACCATGAGGTTCCTGCTGTCACTCGGCCCACGATCAAACTCGGGAACTTTCAGCGTCGCGTTGTCACCCACTTGTAGGGCACTTAAGAGGTGTTTCGCTCTCCTTGTCATTCTAAGTGCGGTTTTTTCTTGGCCGGCTGCAGCCAGTTGCCGAGCTTCAGCGAATTGCGGCGCCTCTTCTCCATCtcgttcctcttctccttcctgttcctcctctccttcttgttCCTCTTCATCAGCCGCCCCTTCGGCTTCATTTTGGAGGATGGTGTCTAAATATTCTTCAGTTCTTATATTGCCGAGCATATTAGGTGGAATAACAGTGGAGGCTAGGCCTACCTTGGGTTCGATCCCGAACATGACTTTAAACGGACTTGTTTTTATGGTTTCATGTTCCGAAATGTTTATTTGCCACTGGACAAAGTGGACCCCAACTATCCACCTGCTGCACTTGTTTTCGTGCAATcaaatttttaatttgtcttgAATGACTCCATTCAATCTTTCAACTGCACCTTGGCTT of Macrobrachium nipponense isolate FS-2020 chromosome 11, ASM1510439v2, whole genome shotgun sequence contains these proteins:
- the LOC135208612 gene encoding uncharacterized protein LOC135208612, which produces MFGIEPKVGLASTVIPPNMLGNIRTEEYLDTILQNEAEGAADEEEQEGEEEQEGEEERDGEEAPQFAEARQLAAAGQEKTALRMTRRAKHLLSALQVGDNATLKVPEFDRGPSDSRNLMVVVLQRDEDLYQVGCREGRITTQYTAADMDPVKEKLLTPDEVPDVEMALRTTVTR